From a single Collibacillus ludicampi genomic region:
- the pckA gene encoding phosphoenolpyruvate carboxykinase (ATP), protein MKIQTVENELEEIMNAEHVHHNLSVARLIESALERREGCLTSTGAFCATTGKYTGRSPKDRYIVDEPSVHDKIAWGSVNQPISPEAFQRIYDRMLSYLRGRELFVFDGFVGNDPAYRLPIRVINEYAWHNLFVHQLFVRPSEGELDNHKPAFTVIAAPGFHAIPEIDGTNSETCIIISFEKRVVLIGGTEYAGEMKKSIFSVMNLFLPEQNVLSMHCSANVGEEGDVALFFGLSGTGKTTLSADPNRRLIGDDEHGWSDKGVFNIEGGCYAKCIHLSEEKEPQIWNAIRFGTVLENVVVDPKTREADFDSNRFTENTRAAYPIEHISGAVIPGVAGHPRVILFLTADAYGVLPPIAKLTKEQAMYHFLSGYTSKLAGTERGVTEPEATFSTCFGAPFLPLSPSVYAEMLGKKIDEHDVRVYLVNTGWSGGPYGVGQRMKLSYTRAMVTAAITGDIEEANFSPDPIFGILVPDAIQGVPNTVLTPRNTWNDPAAYDKQARLLAEQFIHNFKKFKDVPQDIMNAGPRI, encoded by the coding sequence ATGAAAATCCAAACTGTCGAAAATGAGTTAGAAGAAATCATGAATGCAGAACATGTTCACCATAATCTTTCCGTTGCGAGACTGATTGAGTCGGCTCTTGAGCGCCGTGAAGGATGTCTTACATCAACGGGGGCTTTTTGTGCAACCACAGGAAAATACACCGGTCGTTCACCAAAAGACCGATATATAGTCGACGAACCCAGCGTTCATGATAAAATTGCGTGGGGTTCCGTCAATCAACCGATTTCACCGGAAGCCTTTCAGCGGATTTATGACCGCATGCTTTCTTATCTGCGCGGACGCGAACTCTTTGTCTTTGACGGGTTTGTCGGCAATGATCCGGCATACCGCTTACCGATCCGTGTGATCAATGAATATGCTTGGCATAATCTGTTCGTCCATCAACTGTTCGTCCGCCCATCGGAAGGGGAACTCGACAATCACAAGCCCGCTTTCACCGTGATTGCCGCACCCGGATTTCATGCGATCCCCGAGATCGACGGAACGAATTCGGAAACATGCATCATCATTTCATTTGAAAAGCGCGTGGTGCTCATCGGAGGAACCGAATACGCTGGTGAAATGAAAAAATCGATTTTCAGCGTAATGAATCTCTTCCTTCCGGAGCAGAATGTTCTTTCCATGCATTGTTCGGCGAATGTTGGCGAAGAAGGAGATGTCGCTCTCTTCTTCGGTCTATCCGGTACCGGAAAGACCACACTCTCAGCAGACCCGAACCGCCGTCTCATTGGGGATGATGAACACGGCTGGTCAGACAAAGGTGTGTTTAACATCGAGGGCGGTTGTTATGCGAAATGCATCCACCTTTCGGAAGAAAAAGAACCTCAAATTTGGAACGCGATCCGCTTCGGTACCGTACTCGAAAACGTAGTCGTCGACCCGAAAACGAGAGAGGCTGATTTCGACAGCAATCGCTTTACGGAAAACACGCGGGCGGCATACCCGATTGAACATATCTCAGGCGCCGTTATCCCAGGGGTGGCGGGACATCCCCGAGTCATTCTCTTCTTAACGGCAGACGCTTACGGGGTTTTGCCTCCGATCGCGAAGCTCACGAAAGAACAAGCGATGTACCATTTCCTTTCCGGTTATACGTCTAAATTAGCCGGAACGGAACGAGGGGTAACCGAACCGGAAGCGACGTTCTCGACTTGCTTCGGTGCACCTTTCTTGCCGCTGTCTCCTTCCGTTTACGCAGAAATGCTGGGTAAGAAAATCGATGAACACGATGTTCGCGTGTACCTTGTGAATACCGGCTGGTCTGGAGGCCCGTACGGTGTCGGTCAACGGATGAAGCTGTCTTACACCCGCGCTATGGTTACCGCTGCGATCACCGGTGACATTGAAGAAGCAAACTTCTCACCCGATCCGATCTTTGGCATCTTGGTTCCCGACGCGATTCAAGGCGTACCGAACACTGTTTTGACGCCTCGTAACACTTGGAACGATCCGGCTGCCTACGATAAACAGGCGCGCTTGCTTGCTGAACAATTTATCCATAACTTCAAGAAGTTTAAGGATGTTCCACAAGATATTATGAACGCGGGACCGCGCATCTGA
- a CDS encoding fumarylacetoacetate hydrolase family protein produces the protein MRKVKIKFRGMLQVIEAGVNTANHIVELQGKRYDADKLPLDAPVSGTIYGVLLNYKGALATLGNAVNEPPYKVAPKAPVLYIKPANTVIGYGMPIPLPDHVPALEIGATLGVVIGRKATRVSEEQALTYVDGYTVVNDVSIPHTSLYRPAVSQKSRDGFCPVGPWVIERDAVVNPDALRVRVYINGELRQENTTANLIRPIPRLIAEITDFMTLNIGDTLLVGVPEDAPLAKAGDHVRIEIDNIGILENTVVHERELYKEAK, from the coding sequence ATGAGGAAAGTGAAGATCAAATTTCGTGGAATGTTGCAAGTGATCGAAGCTGGTGTGAACACGGCAAACCATATCGTTGAGTTGCAAGGGAAACGTTATGACGCTGACAAGCTCCCTTTGGATGCCCCCGTGTCGGGAACAATTTATGGTGTCCTCCTGAATTACAAGGGGGCACTCGCCACACTTGGGAATGCTGTCAATGAACCCCCTTATAAGGTAGCACCCAAGGCACCTGTCTTATATATCAAACCAGCAAATACGGTCATAGGTTACGGTATGCCTATCCCGTTACCTGATCATGTTCCGGCACTAGAGATCGGTGCAACCCTGGGCGTTGTGATCGGCCGAAAGGCTACTCGTGTGAGTGAGGAACAGGCGTTAACTTATGTAGACGGTTACACCGTGGTCAATGATGTCAGTATTCCGCATACGAGTTTGTACCGACCGGCTGTAAGCCAAAAATCTCGTGATGGCTTTTGTCCGGTAGGACCCTGGGTGATTGAACGCGATGCCGTCGTAAATCCAGATGCATTAAGGGTGCGCGTGTACATCAACGGTGAGTTGCGGCAGGAAAATACCACCGCTAACCTGATCCGTCCAATCCCGCGATTGATTGCTGAAATTACGGATTTTATGACGCTGAACATTGGAGACACGCTTTTGGTGGGGGTTCCTGAAGATGCACCGCTTGCGAAGGCGGGTGATCATGTGCGCATCGAAATCGACAACATTGGTATTTTGGAAAATACGGTTGTGCATGAACGCGAACTCTACAAGGAGGCTAAATGA
- the treC gene encoding alpha,alpha-phosphotrehalase, producing the protein MEQPWWKKSVVYQIYPKSFKDTTGNGIGDLQGIIDHLDYLQNLGVDVLWLTPIYDSPQKDNGYDIRDYYRINLEYGTMETFETLLHEAHARGMKIIMDMVVNHTSTEHRWFQEASRSRENPYRHFYIWKDGGEGGPPNNWKSKFGGSAWQYDETTGQYYLHLFDVTQADLNWEHPELREQIYQMMDFWLDKGVDGFRLDVINLISKDQSFPDDTLETPTADGRKYYTDGPRIHEFLKEMNRRVFSKHPHILTVGEMSSTTIENCVKYTNPQEKELHMIFSFHHLKVDYPNGEKWVAADFDFLQLKKILSDWQYGMQRGGGWNALFWCNHDQPRVVSRFGNDREFHKESAKMLATAIHLLQGTPFIYQGEEIGMTNPSFDMIEDYRDVETINAYHRLKAEGKAEQEIMAAIKQKSRDNARTPMQWNGDKHAGFTNGCPWIKVAPNYKEINVEQALRDKDSVFYHYQKLIRLRKEYDIIAYGDFRLILEDDPQIFAYLRRYNDETLLVINNFYGKMTTFILPTDVHLYGEYRIIISNYHDTQNNIRELTLRPYESVAFYIK; encoded by the coding sequence ATGGAGCAACCTTGGTGGAAAAAATCTGTAGTATATCAAATTTATCCAAAAAGCTTTAAAGATACGACAGGGAATGGGATCGGAGATTTACAAGGTATCATTGATCATCTGGATTACTTGCAGAACTTGGGGGTTGATGTGCTCTGGTTAACCCCCATTTATGATTCGCCCCAGAAAGATAACGGCTACGATATTCGGGATTATTACAGGATCAATCTGGAATACGGAACCATGGAAACGTTCGAGACCCTCCTTCATGAAGCGCATGCGAGAGGAATGAAAATCATCATGGATATGGTGGTGAATCATACATCAACGGAACATCGATGGTTTCAAGAGGCGTCGCGTTCCAGAGAGAACCCCTATCGCCATTTTTATATATGGAAGGATGGGGGGGAAGGAGGTCCTCCAAACAATTGGAAATCAAAGTTTGGAGGGAGTGCCTGGCAATATGATGAGACAACCGGTCAATATTACTTGCATCTCTTTGACGTAACACAAGCCGATTTGAATTGGGAACATCCAGAGTTGAGGGAACAAATATATCAAATGATGGATTTTTGGCTCGACAAAGGAGTTGACGGTTTTCGCCTGGATGTGATCAACCTTATCTCGAAAGATCAATCATTCCCGGACGATACGTTGGAAACGCCAACAGCCGACGGGCGCAAATACTATACAGACGGTCCGCGTATTCATGAATTCCTGAAGGAAATGAATCGAAGAGTGTTCTCAAAACACCCTCACATTCTTACAGTAGGGGAAATGTCTTCAACAACGATAGAGAACTGTGTGAAGTACACGAATCCCCAAGAAAAAGAACTCCATATGATTTTCAGTTTTCATCATTTGAAAGTCGACTATCCAAATGGAGAAAAATGGGTTGCCGCAGACTTTGATTTTCTGCAATTGAAAAAGATACTCAGCGATTGGCAATACGGCATGCAGCGAGGAGGGGGCTGGAACGCCCTGTTCTGGTGCAATCACGATCAACCACGGGTGGTCTCCCGTTTCGGCAATGATCGAGAGTTTCATAAAGAATCAGCGAAGATGTTGGCAACAGCGATCCATTTATTGCAGGGCACGCCTTTCATTTACCAAGGGGAAGAAATCGGTATGACCAACCCTTCTTTTGATATGATCGAAGATTATCGGGATGTCGAGACCATCAATGCCTATCATCGTTTGAAAGCCGAAGGAAAAGCGGAACAGGAGATCATGGCTGCCATTAAACAGAAATCGCGAGATAATGCACGGACGCCCATGCAATGGAACGGGGACAAGCATGCGGGTTTTACAAACGGCTGCCCATGGATCAAAGTTGCGCCGAATTACAAGGAAATCAATGTGGAACAGGCGTTGCGTGACAAGGATTCCGTTTTCTATCATTATCAAAAGCTGATTCGCTTACGTAAAGAATACGACATCATCGCTTACGGTGACTTTCGTTTAATCCTGGAAGATGACCCGCAAATCTTTGCTTATCTGCGACGATACAACGATGAGACCCTATTGGTGATCAACAATTTTTACGGCAAGATGACGACATTCATTTTACCGACGGATGTCCACCTGTACGGAGAATATCGCATAATCATTTCGAACTATCATGATACCCAAAATAACATCCGTGAACTTACCCTGCGACCGTACGAATCTGTTGCTTTTTATATAAAGTGA
- a CDS encoding SelT/SelW/SelH family (seleno)protein, protein MAEKVQVSIEYCTMUNYLPRAARAAEEILGKHQAQIASFTLIPSSGGVFEVKVGERLIFSKKELNRFPEEGELEKLFSDAIS, encoded by the coding sequence ATGGCAGAAAAAGTTCAAGTCAGTATCGAATACTGCACGATGTGAAATTACCTTCCGAGAGCCGCTCGTGCAGCGGAAGAAATTTTAGGGAAACACCAAGCGCAAATTGCCAGCTTTACTTTGATCCCTTCATCAGGAGGTGTATTCGAAGTCAAAGTAGGTGAACGCTTGATTTTTTCCAAAAAAGAATTGAACCGTTTCCCTGAAGAAGGAGAACTTGAAAAGTTGTTCTCTGACGCTATTTCATAA
- a CDS encoding ABC transporter permease subunit, with protein MSVSFLNKALLWKEWRQNRGYFWMLFLVMAWVPIGVTLFSIAMQPFTDLAWGGDPHKAWSRIISSLVQGHASPFWAFWSSFFLGATLLGQERTGNTIEFLVTAPVSRRAIVSAKFFMGTGMILLIMLLIGLFMIIMPLFLPAHYTFHDVIAWWLPTTCVQLAIFGVCFAVSTLSGKAISNYLLSMIVLCLPLWIGSGVASILRSIYLNSYKYASIVSIFEHWGTMMFLPSYLFIPGATEKTGFLHVLAFLLVTVVSYILSCWLFERNPLEKNGQTLIFGNFLRVAQIGSAIFIAFFLGEKQTLILQGGWDIFFLFALIGFFATYFIWKVIFLLMRRWGYDEISI; from the coding sequence GTGAGCGTATCGTTCTTGAATAAGGCGCTTCTTTGGAAAGAATGGCGACAGAACCGTGGATATTTTTGGATGTTGTTTCTCGTGATGGCTTGGGTACCCATAGGTGTGACATTATTTTCAATTGCGATGCAACCTTTTACAGATCTGGCGTGGGGAGGAGATCCGCATAAAGCGTGGTCACGCATCATCTCCTCGCTGGTTCAAGGTCATGCCTCACCGTTTTGGGCTTTTTGGAGCAGTTTCTTTCTTGGAGCCACCTTGCTTGGCCAGGAACGAACGGGAAACACGATCGAATTCCTCGTGACGGCTCCTGTCAGCAGAAGGGCGATCGTCTCGGCCAAATTTTTCATGGGAACGGGAATGATCCTTCTGATCATGCTGCTCATCGGCCTGTTTATGATCATTATGCCGCTCTTTCTACCTGCGCACTATACGTTTCATGATGTTATTGCCTGGTGGTTACCGACAACATGCGTTCAGCTTGCGATCTTCGGGGTCTGTTTTGCAGTATCTACCCTGTCGGGGAAAGCCATAAGTAATTATTTATTATCAATGATCGTCTTATGTCTTCCCCTATGGATTGGGAGTGGAGTCGCATCGATCCTGCGTAGCATTTATCTGAATAGCTATAAGTATGCTTCCATTGTAAGTATATTCGAGCATTGGGGCACCATGATGTTTCTTCCCTCCTACTTGTTTATACCAGGAGCTACAGAGAAAACAGGATTCCTGCATGTGCTTGCATTTCTTTTGGTCACAGTCGTATCCTATATCCTCTCTTGCTGGCTGTTTGAACGAAACCCACTTGAGAAAAATGGTCAAACACTCATATTCGGAAATTTCCTTCGAGTTGCACAAATCGGTTCAGCAATCTTCATCGCATTCTTTTTGGGAGAAAAACAGACTCTGATCCTGCAGGGCGGCTGGGATATCTTCTTTCTTTTCGCTTTGATCGGATTCTTCGCGACGTACTTCATCTGGAAGGTGATTTTCCTCTTGATGAGAAGATGGGGATATGATGAGATATCCATATGA
- the treP gene encoding PTS system trehalose-specific EIIBC component, with protein sequence MVTKQSVERIVQALGGKDNIVTASHCVTRLRLALKDESIVDKNELENVDIVKGFFSANGQFQVVIGPELVEKAYEQMLAITGIERATKEQVKSVAEKNLNLFQRLVKALGDIFIPLLPAIVTAGLLMGINNVLTGKGIFYPNQAFIDVHQEWKDFAGMINLIANTSFVFLPGLIGWSAVKRFGGSELLGIVLGLMLIHPDLLNAWGYAEAAAKGTVPYWHLFRLNIQKIGYQGQVLPVLVSAFVLAKIENFLNKRVPDAFKLLIVAPVTLLITGFLSFLIIGPVTFAIGKAITAAFVAVFDKVPLLGGLIYGGLYAVLVVTGMHHTFLAVDLQLIASTGGTFLWPILALSNISQGSAALAMMFVSKNEKLKGMALTSAISAYLGITEPAMFGVNIRYRFPFLSAMTGSAIAAVVITLQHVRASSIGVGGLPGFLSIFPQQWGVFFIGMAIALLVPFFLTFVLAKVKKVGQSEQSARNLNFN encoded by the coding sequence ATGGTTACCAAACAATCGGTTGAACGAATTGTCCAAGCCCTTGGGGGCAAAGACAACATTGTCACGGCAAGCCATTGCGTAACACGCCTAAGGCTTGCTTTGAAAGACGAGAGTATAGTTGATAAGAATGAGCTAGAGAACGTGGATATCGTCAAAGGTTTCTTTTCAGCCAACGGACAGTTTCAAGTGGTCATCGGCCCGGAACTTGTCGAGAAAGCTTATGAACAAATGCTTGCGATTACCGGTATTGAACGAGCAACTAAAGAACAAGTCAAAAGTGTGGCGGAAAAGAATTTGAATCTGTTTCAACGTTTGGTGAAGGCATTAGGAGATATCTTCATTCCGCTTCTTCCTGCCATTGTAACGGCCGGTCTGTTAATGGGGATCAATAATGTATTGACTGGGAAGGGGATTTTCTACCCGAATCAGGCATTCATTGATGTGCATCAGGAATGGAAAGACTTCGCCGGCATGATCAATCTGATCGCAAATACATCGTTTGTTTTCTTGCCCGGTCTAATCGGGTGGTCTGCCGTGAAGAGATTTGGCGGCAGTGAATTATTGGGGATCGTTCTGGGATTGATGCTGATACACCCCGATCTGCTCAATGCGTGGGGGTATGCGGAAGCGGCTGCTAAGGGAACCGTACCCTACTGGCATTTATTCAGATTGAATATTCAGAAAATTGGTTATCAAGGGCAAGTGTTACCGGTGTTGGTTTCGGCGTTCGTATTGGCGAAAATCGAAAACTTTTTGAACAAGCGTGTACCAGATGCTTTCAAATTGTTAATCGTCGCTCCTGTTACGTTATTGATCACAGGCTTCTTATCTTTCTTGATTATAGGCCCTGTCACCTTTGCGATCGGCAAAGCGATTACAGCCGCTTTCGTTGCCGTATTCGATAAAGTGCCGCTTTTAGGAGGCCTCATTTACGGGGGATTGTATGCAGTATTAGTCGTGACCGGAATGCATCACACCTTCTTGGCTGTCGATTTACAACTGATCGCAAGTACGGGAGGTACATTCTTATGGCCGATTCTGGCTTTATCGAATATCTCCCAAGGTTCGGCAGCTTTGGCCATGATGTTTGTTTCAAAAAATGAAAAGCTGAAGGGGATGGCTTTGACTTCTGCGATCTCCGCTTATCTCGGAATTACAGAACCGGCGATGTTTGGTGTGAATATTCGTTATCGATTCCCCTTCCTATCGGCAATGACCGGTTCCGCGATCGCTGCCGTCGTCATCACGTTACAACATGTGCGCGCATCCTCCATTGGAGTGGGAGGACTGCCCGGGTTTTTGTCAATCTTCCCTCAGCAATGGGGCGTGTTTTTCATCGGAATGGCGATCGCTTTGCTCGTTCCTTTCTTCTTGACATTCGTACTGGCCAAAGTGAAAAAAGTTGGACAAAGCGAACAGAGTGCACGTAACCTCAATTTCAACTAG
- a CDS encoding fumarylacetoacetate hydrolase family protein, protein MKRARIAYLGAIHEAVEMDGRLKLDDGRIVEEHQVVWLPPVQPRTVFALGLNYADHAKELSFKAPTEPLVFLKGPNTFVGHRAHTRRPSDATYMHYECELAVVMGRTARHVKREDAYDYVLGYTVANDYTIRDYLENYYRPNLRVKNRDTCTPIGPWLVDAKDIADPMNLTLRTYVNGKLTQEGNTRDMIFSIPVLIEYLSSFMTLNAGDIILTGTPEGLIDTKVGDEVVTEIESIGRLVNTIVGDESFNETNM, encoded by the coding sequence ATGAAACGAGCGCGAATTGCCTATCTGGGCGCGATCCATGAGGCTGTTGAAATGGACGGTCGCCTCAAACTGGATGATGGTCGTATTGTGGAGGAACATCAAGTGGTTTGGTTGCCACCCGTGCAACCTCGTACGGTGTTCGCCCTCGGTCTGAACTATGCGGATCACGCAAAGGAACTGTCGTTTAAAGCTCCAACTGAACCGCTTGTTTTTCTGAAAGGGCCTAATACGTTCGTCGGTCATCGGGCCCATACCCGTCGTCCGTCGGATGCGACTTACATGCACTATGAGTGTGAACTGGCTGTCGTAATGGGTCGTACGGCCCGTCATGTCAAACGCGAAGACGCTTATGATTATGTATTGGGTTATACTGTGGCAAATGATTACACCATTCGCGATTATTTAGAAAATTACTATCGGCCCAACCTGAGAGTCAAAAACCGTGACACATGTACGCCGATCGGACCATGGCTGGTAGATGCCAAAGATATTGCCGATCCGATGAATTTGACCTTGCGTACTTATGTGAACGGAAAGTTGACACAAGAAGGTAACACACGGGACATGATTTTCAGCATTCCCGTTCTGATCGAGTATTTGAGCAGTTTCATGACGCTTAATGCCGGAGATATCATTTTGACCGGAACTCCCGAAGGATTGATCGATACAAAAGTCGGTGACGAAGTTGTTACGGAAATCGAAAGCATAGGGAGATTGGTCAACACGATCGTTGGGGATGAATCTTTTAATGAAACTAACATGTAA
- a CDS encoding GerAB/ArcD/ProY family transporter, translated as MSQEKITGWQLWLLMIPYILSTEILSVPAIMAKFAECDAWLAVIPSSVTGFWSIFVLTALARRYPELTIIEYSSKIIGKWPTKILEFYLSFIFFTYVTVQNYEHFGFVTDIELQKTPSLIINGIFLLVCGWIVYEGIEGIGRCSEVIVPFVLIFTFLFSLISLPNADITRLQPILEHGFSPVLRAAIVPSGWMGEFFCIGFLLPYLDRPEKGRILSILAIFTVIVVTMLVNSLTVAVLGDMTSQLAYPVFTITQYVSIADFLQNVDAFVVGLWTVGIFIKLSISLFLLCVCVTKCFGSLNYRVFILPLILLSVIGTQIVRDTTNLNEFLIYTFPFASIVTCNLLPTALFVVDSIKRRAKKNAFPFNIMKPPQPN; from the coding sequence TTGAGCCAGGAGAAAATAACCGGATGGCAATTGTGGCTACTCATGATTCCGTACATACTTTCCACAGAAATATTGTCTGTTCCCGCAATCATGGCAAAGTTTGCAGAGTGCGATGCCTGGTTAGCTGTCATCCCTTCTTCCGTAACGGGATTTTGGAGTATTTTCGTCTTGACTGCATTGGCCAGACGATACCCCGAATTGACCATTATTGAATACAGTTCAAAAATTATCGGAAAATGGCCTACAAAGATATTGGAATTCTATTTGTCGTTTATTTTTTTCACATATGTTACGGTTCAAAATTACGAACATTTCGGGTTTGTTACCGATATAGAATTGCAGAAGACCCCCTCCTTGATCATCAATGGAATATTTTTGCTTGTATGTGGTTGGATTGTGTACGAAGGAATCGAAGGAATTGGAAGATGCAGTGAAGTGATTGTTCCATTCGTTCTTATTTTTACGTTCCTATTCAGCTTAATCTCACTCCCGAATGCCGATATTACCCGTTTGCAGCCCATTCTAGAACATGGATTTTCTCCCGTGCTGAGAGCGGCGATTGTGCCATCCGGGTGGATGGGGGAGTTTTTTTGTATTGGATTTCTTCTTCCGTATTTGGATCGTCCGGAAAAAGGACGGATTCTATCCATTCTAGCGATCTTTACCGTGATTGTAGTCACTATGCTTGTGAATTCGTTAACAGTCGCGGTGCTGGGGGATATGACTTCGCAACTGGCCTATCCAGTTTTCACGATTACTCAATATGTAAGTATTGCTGATTTTTTACAAAATGTTGATGCCTTTGTTGTTGGATTATGGACCGTTGGAATCTTTATTAAGCTATCAATTTCTTTATTTCTTCTATGTGTTTGTGTAACTAAATGTTTCGGGTCTTTGAATTACAGAGTATTTATATTACCATTGATTTTATTGTCCGTTATCGGAACACAAATCGTTCGAGATACGACCAATTTAAATGAATTTTTGATTTATACTTTTCCATTCGCATCAATTGTTACGTGTAATCTTTTACCAACGGCCTTATTTGTTGTCGATTCAATCAAAAGACGTGCGAAAAAGAATGCGTTTCCTTTCAACATAATGAAACCACCCCAGCCAAACTGA
- a CDS encoding GntR family transcriptional regulator: MWLDVDPRSSTPIYQQIVDQIKEAVARKVLQPGDKLPSVRELSAMITINPNTIAKAYQQLEREGVLEVLRGRGTFIAERIVHVNREERLRQIRETMEKLLIEAHYLQLTTDDLMELFKEVIRQWKQGKEER, encoded by the coding sequence ATGTGGCTTGACGTGGATCCACGATCAAGTACTCCCATCTATCAACAAATCGTGGATCAAATCAAAGAAGCGGTGGCACGGAAAGTCCTTCAACCTGGTGATAAATTGCCTTCAGTCCGGGAGCTATCGGCGATGATCACGATCAACCCGAATACGATCGCGAAAGCCTATCAGCAATTGGAGAGGGAGGGGGTTCTTGAAGTGCTGCGGGGAAGAGGGACATTCATCGCCGAAAGGATTGTTCACGTAAACAGGGAAGAAAGGCTACGCCAGATACGGGAGACGATGGAGAAACTGCTCATCGAAGCGCATTATCTTCAATTGACGACGGATGATCTGATGGAACTCTTCAAAGAGGTCATTCGCCAATGGAAACAGGGGAAGGAGGAACGTTAA
- a CDS encoding 5-carboxymethyl-2-hydroxymuconate Delta-isomerase, with protein MPHFIVEYTNNIKAEADIPGLLKKINDVFISYDHIFPIGGIRSRAIELKDYCVADGAEDDAFVHATLKIGAGRSAEDKKAVCDDLFEVMKEHFADLFSKRYLALSMELIEFSEFGTYKHNNIHARFKK; from the coding sequence ATGCCACATTTTATCGTCGAATATACCAATAATATCAAGGCCGAAGCGGATATACCCGGTCTTCTCAAAAAGATCAATGATGTTTTCATCTCATATGACCATATTTTCCCAATAGGTGGAATTCGCTCGAGAGCCATCGAACTCAAAGATTATTGTGTGGCCGATGGAGCAGAGGACGATGCGTTTGTCCATGCTACTTTAAAGATTGGCGCAGGTCGATCCGCAGAAGATAAGAAGGCAGTCTGTGATGATCTCTTCGAAGTTATGAAGGAACATTTTGCAGACTTATTCTCTAAACGTTACTTGGCATTGTCAATGGAGTTGATCGAATTTAGTGAGTTCGGTACTTATAAACACAACAATATCCATGCTCGTTTCAAAAAATAG
- a CDS encoding DUF4870 domain-containing protein, protein MRTSNIKILAHLSAFFAPVILPIVFLFLFRDEEVKVTSLQALIFHFLIGIAISVSLALSIILIGIPFLIYFAFLYVFVPIKGAIESSRGNMYYYPWIGRLFQ, encoded by the coding sequence TTGAGAACCTCAAACATTAAGATTTTGGCACATCTTAGTGCATTTTTTGCCCCGGTCATTCTTCCGATTGTTTTTCTGTTTCTTTTTCGTGACGAAGAAGTAAAAGTGACCTCATTACAGGCATTGATTTTTCATTTTTTAATCGGAATTGCCATATCCGTTTCCCTTGCACTCTCCATTATTTTAATAGGTATTCCTTTTTTGATTTACTTCGCTTTTCTCTATGTGTTTGTTCCTATCAAAGGAGCGATCGAATCATCCAGGGGAAACATGTATTACTATCCATGGATCGGACGATTGTTTCAATAA